In the Methanocalculus natronophilus genome, TCTTACTTGTCCAGGCATTGGAGCGCAGACGGGCGCTCCGTCCGAATCCACATGCTGAACAGACTTTATGGCGGGCATGGTATGACCTTCTGCCACACCGCCTGCATACGATATGAGAGCGCTTATTGCGCAGACCCATTGATGGAGTACCTTTCGACATGAAAAATCACCTATCTTATTCGACTGAAGGGGATATATAGATCACATTGTCCCCACGGACGATCAGTGTACCGAGTTTCTCAACACCATTCTCTGTCTCTTCTTCTGCACCGTCAAGAACAAGGTTCATATGAACATCGTATCCCTGAAGAATCCCCCGGATCTCACGCCCGCCTTTCAGCGAGATTAAGACCGGTTGCCGGTTTAAGACCTGTTCCAAAATATCAAGCGGTCGCCTGGTCATAAAAATCCCTTTGCATAACCCTGAGAGAGTACTATACATGCGCCTGCGACTCACTTAAAGATAGCCCCGGATCCACGCCATTAAGTATTCAGAAAGGGATATGTGCATAACCATGGCTGAGATCACCATCCGAAGACGGCATGCGATCCGGAAAGGACAGGCAGCAGACATTACAAAGATGCTTGAGAAGGCACTTGGCAAAGACGCAGCGCTCTTCCCAACCGCCTCAATAGAGCGTGCTGAAACTGACGCAGATATTGCAATCTATCTCATCGATAAGAAACCGCTCCTCATATCAGGGAAGGACTGGGCATTTCCGACACTCAGGGGAGCGCATATCCGACCCTTCACTGCCCGCCGGATAACAGTTGATTCCGGAGCGGTATCCTTTATGGTCAATGGTGCAGATGTGATGCGCCCGGGTGTTGTCGCTGTGACAGGTGACATTCAGAAGAACCAGCCTGCCCTTGTTGTCGATGAGAAGCACGGGAAGCCGTTAGCAGTGGTGATTGCACTCTTCGACGCCGATGAAATCCGTTCCATGGAGAAAGGAAAGGTTGCAAAGAACATTCACTAT is a window encoding:
- a CDS encoding RNA-binding protein gives rise to the protein MAEITIRRRHAIRKGQAADITKMLEKALGKDAALFPTASIERAETDADIAIYLIDKKPLLISGKDWAFPTLRGAHIRPFTARRITVDSGAVSFMVNGADVMRPGVVAVTGDIQKNQPALVVDEKHGKPLAVVIALFDADEIRSMEKGKVAKNIHYVGDPIWNLEI
- a CDS encoding 50S ribosomal protein L37e, encoding MSKGTPSMGLRNKRSHIVCRRCGRRSYHARHKVCSACGFGRSARLRSNAWTSKKPLRPTH
- a CDS encoding LSM domain-containing protein yields the protein MTRRPLDILEQVLNRQPVLISLKGGREIRGILQGYDVHMNLVLDGAEEETENGVEKLGTLIVRGDNVIYISPSVE